The Streptomyces racemochromogenes DNA segment GCACCGCCACCTTCGAGATCATGCAGGGCAACTCCGCCGGCATCCGCGCCCTCGGCACCCTCGGCATCGCGGTGCCGGCCCTGATCGGCGTGTTCTGGGGCGCCCCGCTCATCGGCCGGGAGCTGGAGACGGGCACGTTCAAGCTGGCCCTCACCCAGGGTGTGGGCCCGCGCCGCTGGTTCGCGGCCCGGTTCGGTCTGGCGGCGCTGGTCGCCGTACTCGTGGCAGCCGTCGTCGGAGCGCTCGTCGCCTGGTGGTGGCTGCCCATCGCCAACACCCTCGACGGCCCCTACTGGCACGACGCGGCGGTCTACCAGGCGACCGGCCCGGCCCCGGTGGCCTGCGCCCTGTTCGGGCTCGCGGCCGGGACCCTCGCGGGCCTCCTGGTGCGCCGGACGCTGCCCGCCATGGGCGCGGCCGTGGCCGCGATCGGCACCGCGATGGTGTTCGTGACGTTCTTCCGCACCTCCTGGATCGCCCCCGAGACCCGGATCACGCCCGGCGACACCCCCAAGCGGCTCGTCGGCAGCGCCTGGTCCACCGGGCAGTTCGGCTACCTCACGCCCGACGGCCGCGAGTACCCGATCACGGAGTTCTGCCAGACGTCCGGTGACGAGATGCGGGCGTGCATGGCCGAGCACGGCTTCACCGGCCGCTACCACAAGGTCTACCCGAGCGGCGACTTCTGGACCTTCCAGTGGATCGACACCGCCCTCTACCTCGGGGCCGCCGCCGTGCTCGTGGGCCTGACCCTCCTCGTGCTGCGCCGCCGCACGGCCTGACCGCCGCGCCCGCCCCGCGCCCACCCGCGGCCCACCCGGGGCCCGACCACCCGTTCCGTCCGCACTCCTGGGGGACCCCTCATGGCCACCAAGAAGAACCTCACCGCCAACCGCGCCGGCCTCGGCCACAAGGTCCGCTACGCGCTGGGCAACCCGACCCGCATCGCCCCGTACGTCCGCCGTGCCGCGCGCGACCGCTGGCTGCGCCTCAAGCACCCCGACCACGTGGGCTACTACCGTGCCGTCATGGCCTCCGACACCGGCCGCAACCCGGAGGCCGCCGTCGGCAGCCAGACCCACGAGCGCTGGCTGGCCCTCGGCAAGATGCAGTTCGACTACCTCACGGCGCACGGCCTCACCCCGCGCCACCGCATGCTCGACATCGGATGCGGCAACCTGCGCGCGGGCTGGCGCTTCATCGAGCACCTGGACGCCGGCCACTACTACGGCATCGACATCTCGCCCGACATCCTCATAGCGGCCAAGGGGACGCTGACCGGGCGGGGGCTCCAGGACAAGCTCCCGCACCTGACCATCACCCAGGACCTCACCCTGGACTTCCTGCCCGACCGGCACTTCGACGTGGTGCACGCGCACAGCGTGTTCTCCCACTCGCCGATCGGGATCATCGACGAGTGCCTCGCGCACGTGGAGCGCGTCCTCGCGCCCGGCGGCTGGTTCGACTTCACCTTCGACCGCACCGAGGGCACCGAACACCAGGTGCTGCGCGAGGACTTCTACTACCGCACCCAGACCCTCGTGGACCTCGCCGCCCGGCACGGGCTGAAGGCCCGCTTCATGGACGACTGGGAGGAGCTCGGCCACGGCCAGTCCAAGATCCGCGTCACCGCCGCCTGACGCCGACGGGTTGGGCCCGGGCGGCGAAGCAGGTGCGACGGCTTCCCGCCCGGGCCCCTCCGTGCTCAAATCTGCTTGATACCGGACTACTTCGAGCAGGTTCCTTCAAATGGGCCGCCCGAGTCCGCTATCTTGCCGGGTGCATGCCAAGGCGGTGTGTCCGCGATCCGGACCGCACGAGGAGCTGCCCGATGAGTCCCACGAGACTGTCCCTGAGGCGCCACCGGCACGAACGCCCACCCGAGCACCGCCGCCGGGCCCGCCCCGGTCGCCACCGGGCCCGCCTCGCGGCCCTGCTCGCCGCCGCCCTCGCCGCCGCGGGCCTCGCCGCGGCGGGGCCCGCCACCGCCCGCGCCGCGGCCGCCGCCCCGGCCGCCACGGCGGGGACGGCCACCGGCCTGACCCAGTCGGGCGGCACCTTCACCGTGAGCACCTCCAGCGGCGCCAAGGCCCGCGTCGTCGTCGCCCGCGCCGACGTCTTCCGCCTCTGGCTCTCGCCCGACGGGGCCTTCACCAACGATCCGGCCGGCTCCGACTTGGCCCAGACCACCGACTTCGGCCCCGTCAACGCGAACTGGACCGACGCGGGCACCCACTTCCGGATCACCACCGGGGCGCTGTCCATCCGGGTCAACAAATCACCCCTGCGGTTCTCCGTGTACCGCGCCGACGACACCACCCTCGTCTGGCAGGAGACCCAGCCCACCAGCTGGGGCGGCGGCAAGACCACCCAGTACCTGGCCCGCGGCGCCGACGAGCAGTTCTACGGCACCGGCCTGCGCCTCGGCGAGTGGGCGCTGCGCGGCAAGACGGTGCCCGTGGCCGTGGACAACAAGTGGCGCGAGAACAACAACGCCAGCCCCGCCCCCTTCTACATGTCCACCAACGACTACGGCGTCATGCGCAACACCTGGGCCCCGGGCTCGTACTCCTTCGACGCGCCCACCGCCCTCACCCACGACGAGACCCGCTTCGACGCCTGGTATTTCACCGGCGACTCCCTCAAGTCCGTCCTCGACGCCTACACGGACGTCAGCGGCAAACCCTTCATGGCACCGATGTGGGGCTTCGAACTCGGCAACGCCGACTGCTTCAACGCCTCCAACCCCGCCTACCAGGGCGACCACGACCGGCCGCGCCACCAGACCACCCCCGACGTGGCCGGCTACGCCGCCGACGCCCGCGCCGCCGACATGCCCTCGGGCTGGTTCCTGCCCAACGACGGCTACGGCTGCGGCTACACCGCCCCCCTGAAGTCCACCGTCGACGCCCTGAAGGCCAAGGGCTTCCAGACCGGCCTGTGGACCTCCACCGGACTCGGCTCCATCGCCGACGAGGTGGCCAGCGCCGGCAGCCGGGGCGTCAAGACCGACGTGGCGTGGATCGGCGGCGGTTACAAGAGCGCCTTCCAGGGCGTCCAGCAGGCCGTCGACGGCATCGAGAAGAACTCCGACGCCCGCCGGTACGTGTGGACCGTCGACGGCTGGGCCGGCACCCAGCGCAACGCCGTCGTCTGGACCGGCGACACCTACGGCACCTGGGACGACATGCGCTGGCACGTCCCCGCCATCGCCGGCGCCGGCCTGTCCGGCCTCAACTACGCCTCCGGCGACATCGACGGCATCTTCGGCGGCAGCCCCAAGACGTACGCCCGCGACCTCCAGTGGAAGGCCTTCACCCCCGCCTTCATGACCATGTCCGGGTGGGGCGCCGTCAACCCGTCGCCCGGCTACCAGGACAAGCAGCCCTGGCGCTTCGCCGAGCCCTACCTGTCCATCAACCGCAAGTACCTCCAGCTGAAGATGCGGCTGATGCCCTACCTGTACACGATGAGCCGCACCGCCCACGAGACGGGCGTCCCCAGCACCCGCGCGATGGTCCTGGAGTACCCCGACGACCCGGTCGCCCGCGGGAACCTGACCAGCGGCCAGTTCATGGCCGGGGACTCCTTCCTCGTCGCACCGGTCGTCTCCGACACCACCGTCCGCGACGGCATCTACCTGCCCGCCGGGACCTGGACGGACTACTGGACCGGGAAGACGTACGCGGGCCCGGGCTGGCTCAACGGCTACCGGGCACCCCTGGACACCCTGCCGCTGTTCGTCAAGGGCGGGGCGGTCGTGCCGATGTGGCCGCAGATGAACCACTCCGGCGAGAAGCCCGTCGACACCCTCACCTACGACATCCACCCGCGCGGCACCTCCACCTTCAGCCTGTACGAGGACGACGGCCGCACCCGCGCCTACGCGTCGGGCGCCTTCGCCCGCCAGCGCGTCGACGTCAGCGCCCCGACGGCGGGTCCCGGGACGGTGACCGTCTCCGTCGGCGCCCCCACGGGCGGCTACGCTGGCCAGCGGGCCTCGCGCGGCTACGAGTTCACCCTCCACGTGGCCTCCGCCCCCACCGCCCTCACGGCGGACGGCGCCGCCCTGCCCCTCCTCGCCGACAAGGCCGCCTACGACGCGGCGGCCACTGGCTGGTTCTTCGACCCCTCCGACCGCGCGGGCGTCCTGTGGGTCAAGACCGGTACGAAGACGGGCGCGTTCGGCGTCACCGCCACCGGCACCTCCGTCCCGGCCGCCGAGGCGATCCCGGTCACCTCCTCGCCCATCTCCCCGTCGGCCTGGACCCTGGTCTCCGCCGACAGCCAGGAGACCGCCGCCGAGAACGGTGCCGCGGTCAACGCCTTCGACGGCGACCCGGCCACCCTGTGGCACACCGCCTGGTCCTCCGGGAAGGCGGCGGCCCTGCCGCACGAGATCCGCGTCGACCTCGGCGCCCGCTACAGCGTCGACGGCCTCGGCTACCTGCCGCGCCAGGACGGCGGGGCCAACGGCCGGATCGGCGGCTACGAGGTCTACGTGTCCGACACCACCGCCGACTGGGGAACCCCCGCGGCCACCGGCACCTTCGCCGACACCGCGGCCGCCAAGTCCGTCACCCTCGCCCCCAGGACCGGCCGCTACCTGAGACTGCGCGCCCTGACCGAGGCCGGCGGGCGCGGCCCCTGGACCAGTGCCGCCGAGCTCACCCTCACCGGCCGCCCGGCACCGCTCCCCGCGGACGCCACCCTCGTCAACGCGGCCTCCGCGCGCTGCCTGGACCTGCCGCACAGCGACACCACACCGGGCACCGCACCCACCCTCTACACCTGCCACGGAGGCCCGAACCAGCGCTGGACCCTCCAGGACGACGGCCGCCTCACCGGCCTGGGCGGAGTCTGCCTCGACGCCGGCGACCCGGCGAAGGTGACGGTGCGGGCCTGCGCCCCCGGCCCCGCCCAGACCTGGCAGCCCGGCCCGGACGGCAGCCTGCGCGGCGCCGGCCAGTGCCTCACCCCGGCGGGCTCCGGCACCGCCAACGGCACCGGACTCACCCGCGCCGCCTGCACGGGCGCCGCCGCCCAACGCTGGACCTTCACCCCCTGACCGCGAGCCCGGCCCGGCCCCCCCACGCCGGGCCGGGCCCGCTTGCGTTCTAAGCCGGTTTGGGTTCCGGGGCAGGTTCCGGGGCAGGTTCCGGGGCGGCCCCCCGGGGCCGGCCCGGCAGGAGCCAGGCCGCCGCCAGGCCGAGGGCGGCCAGGCATGCCAGGGCCGTCAACGGCCGGGCCGCCGCACCGGCGCCCGAGACGCCGGCGCCGGCGCCCGCCGCCACGGCGATGCCCAGGCTCGGGCCCACGTTCATCGCGGTCTGCTTGAGTCCGCCCACCACCCCCGCGTACCCGGCGGGCGCGTCGCCGACCACGGTCCCGGTGGCGGTGACCATCACCGCCGCGAACCCGGCCCCCAGCACCCCGAACGCCACCCCGCCGCCCCCGCCCAGCCCGGCGATCCCCAGCACCACCAGCGCCGCCCCCGCCAGGGCCGTCCGCCGGGCCCCGTACCGGCGCAGCGCGGCCCCCGCGACCGGCGCCCCGGCCACCATCAGCGCGGTCAGCGGCAGCACCCTGATCCCGGTCGCGAGCGGGCTGAGGCCCCGTACGTCCTGGAGCAGGAACGTGGCCGTGAACAGCGCCCCGAACATCCCGGCCGACACCGCCAGCAGCAGCGCCACCGCCGCCGCCACGGGCCGCGACCGGGCCACCGCCGACGGTACGAGGGGCAGCTCCGCCCGCCGCTCACCCCGTACGAAGAGCGCCCCGAGCCCGGCCGCCGCCCCGAAGCCGAGCAGCGTCGGCGCGCCCGTCCACCCCTCCCGCGGTACCCCGGCCAGCGCGTACACGGCCGACGCCAGGGTGGCGGCGAGCAGCACCGGACCGGCCGGCCCCAGGCCGGCCCCCGGCCCCCGCGGCTCCGGCGCGGGCACCCGTACGGCGAGCGTGAGGGCGGCGATCAGCAGCGCGGCCGGCACGTTGAGCAGGAACACCGCCCGCCAGTCCAGCAGTGCCACCAGCACCCCGCCCAGCAGCGGCCCCGCCGCCGCGGCCGCCCCGATCGCCCCGGTCCGCACCGCCACCGCCCGGCCCAGCCGCTCCGGCGGGTACGCCAGCCGCAGCAGGGCCAGCGTCGCGGGCTGCAACAGCGCCCCGAACACCCCCTGCACGGCGCGCAGCGCGATCACCCAGCCGACCCCGGGCGCCAGCGCGATCCCCGCGGACGCGGCGGCGAAGCCGAGCACCCCCGTCAGCAGCAGCCGGGTGTGGCCGTAGCGGTCCCCGAGACGCCCGGCGACGACCAGGAACGCGGCGACGGCGAGCAGGTAGGCCGTGCTCGTCCACTGGACCTGCGCGACCCCGGCCCCCAGGTCGCGGCGCAGGGCCGGCTGCACCACCACGAGCACCGTGCCGTCGAGGGCGACGAGCATCGCCCCGGCGGCGCTGACGAGCAGTGCCAGGCGCTCCCTCACGCGGACTCCACCCCCAGGTGCGCGTCCACGACGGCGTCCACCAGCGCCTCCAGCCGCGGGGCGGCGTCACCGTCCCCGTCACCGCCGGCACCGAGGACCAGCGGCAGACTCCCGTAGCCCCACAGCTGCGCCACCCCGTGAAGCCCCGCCCACAGCGCCGCCGCGGTCACCTCCGGCTCCGTTGCCCCGCAGGCGCCGGCCAGCCCGGTCAGCAGCCCGAACAGCGGCAGGGTCTGTTCCCGCAGCCGGGGGCCGCCCGTGGGCTCCTGGCCGGTGCTGTCCAGCAGGTCGTGCCGGAACATCAGCTCGAACATGCCGGGCTGCTCCAGCGCGTAGCCCACGTACGCCCTTCCCAGCGCCCGCACGTGCTCCCGGGGTGCGGGCCGCTCGGCCCCGGCCGCCAGGAAGCGGCTGCCGAGGTCGCCGAAGCCGCGCCGGGCGATGGCCGACAGCAGGGACTGGTGAGTGGGGAAGTAGCGGCGCGGAGCGCCGTGGGAGACCCCGGCGCGGCGGGCGATCTCCCGCAGGCCGAGGGAGGCGGTCCCCTCGGCCCTGACCATTTCCACCCCGACGTCGATCAGCCGCTCGCGCAGCGGCGCATCCGGTTCCCTATCCATAGACAGTGTCTACCACTTTGCGTAGACGCTGTCTACCGGATCGCCCGGTTCCGGCGCCGGCCGGCGGGTAGGCGCTCCCGAGGGCACACGAAGAGCACGAGGCGCACGAGGAGGTCGTCATGGGAACCGGAATCTGGGGCTACGGACACCGCGCCGGCTACGCCCCCGGCACCGACCTCATCGGCTACAAGGTCGAGGCGGCCGACGGACCGATCGGCAAGGTCGACCGGCACACGGACGACGTCGGCCGTTCCTACCTCGTCGTCGACACCGGACCCTGGATCTTCGGCCGCAAGGTCGTCATCCCCGCCGGCGTCGTCTCCCGCGTCGACACCGAGGCCGGGACCGTCCACCTGACCTGCACCCGCGACCAGGTCAAGGACTCGCCCGACTACGAGCAGAACGGCCGCCACGAGGACGAGCCCGCCTTCGTCCAGCTGATCGAGACGCACTACACCAACCCGCACATGTGATCATCTGCGGATGACCACAGACACGACCACCGCTGCCGCGTCCGGAACATGGACCCTCGGCGACCTGCCGGTCAACCGCATCGGCTTCGGCGCCATGCGCCTGCCGCAGAACGGCGCGGCCCTCCAGGCCGCCGCCGCCTCCGGCGACCGGGACCGGGCCATCGCCGTCCTGCGCCGTGCCGTCGACCTCGGCGTGAACCACATCGACACCGCCGCCTTCTACTTCTCCCCCCTCCGCTCCGCCAACGAGCTGATCAACAGCGCCCTCGGCGGCCCCTACCCCGACGGCCTCGTCATCGCCACCAAGGTCGGCCCCGCCCGGGACGCCTCCGGCGAGTGGACCGCCCACGCCGGGCCGGGACAGCTGCGCGGGCAGGTCGAGGAGAACCTGCGCCAGCTCGGCCGCGACCACCTCGACGTCGTCAACCTGCGCGTCCTGGGCACCGACTCCGTCGCCGAGCGCTTCGGCGTCCTCGCCGAACTGCGCGAGGCCGGGCTCATACGTCACCTCGGCGTCTCCAACGTCACCCCCGCACAGCTCGCCGAGGCACGGGCCATCGCGCCCGTCGTCTGCGTCCAGAACATGTACGGCATCGGCGTGCGCCCCGAGTACGACGCCTTCGTACGCTCCTGCGGCGAGC contains these protein-coding regions:
- a CDS encoding ABC transporter permease subunit, encoding MKGVLWLAWRQQRLMILSAFALLALCAAYVAYRRSEMTELIDATGWVPCPGWNGGCESTATFEIMQGNSAGIRALGTLGIAVPALIGVFWGAPLIGRELETGTFKLALTQGVGPRRWFAARFGLAALVAVLVAAVVGALVAWWWLPIANTLDGPYWHDAAVYQATGPAPVACALFGLAAGTLAGLLVRRTLPAMGAAVAAIGTAMVFVTFFRTSWIAPETRITPGDTPKRLVGSAWSTGQFGYLTPDGREYPITEFCQTSGDEMRACMAEHGFTGRYHKVYPSGDFWTFQWIDTALYLGAAAVLVGLTLLVLRRRTA
- a CDS encoding class I SAM-dependent DNA methyltransferase: MATKKNLTANRAGLGHKVRYALGNPTRIAPYVRRAARDRWLRLKHPDHVGYYRAVMASDTGRNPEAAVGSQTHERWLALGKMQFDYLTAHGLTPRHRMLDIGCGNLRAGWRFIEHLDAGHYYGIDISPDILIAAKGTLTGRGLQDKLPHLTITQDLTLDFLPDRHFDVVHAHSVFSHSPIGIIDECLAHVERVLAPGGWFDFTFDRTEGTEHQVLREDFYYRTQTLVDLAARHGLKARFMDDWEELGHGQSKIRVTAA
- a CDS encoding TIM-barrel domain-containing protein, encoding MSPTRLSLRRHRHERPPEHRRRARPGRHRARLAALLAAALAAAGLAAAGPATARAAAAAPAATAGTATGLTQSGGTFTVSTSSGAKARVVVARADVFRLWLSPDGAFTNDPAGSDLAQTTDFGPVNANWTDAGTHFRITTGALSIRVNKSPLRFSVYRADDTTLVWQETQPTSWGGGKTTQYLARGADEQFYGTGLRLGEWALRGKTVPVAVDNKWRENNNASPAPFYMSTNDYGVMRNTWAPGSYSFDAPTALTHDETRFDAWYFTGDSLKSVLDAYTDVSGKPFMAPMWGFELGNADCFNASNPAYQGDHDRPRHQTTPDVAGYAADARAADMPSGWFLPNDGYGCGYTAPLKSTVDALKAKGFQTGLWTSTGLGSIADEVASAGSRGVKTDVAWIGGGYKSAFQGVQQAVDGIEKNSDARRYVWTVDGWAGTQRNAVVWTGDTYGTWDDMRWHVPAIAGAGLSGLNYASGDIDGIFGGSPKTYARDLQWKAFTPAFMTMSGWGAVNPSPGYQDKQPWRFAEPYLSINRKYLQLKMRLMPYLYTMSRTAHETGVPSTRAMVLEYPDDPVARGNLTSGQFMAGDSFLVAPVVSDTTVRDGIYLPAGTWTDYWTGKTYAGPGWLNGYRAPLDTLPLFVKGGAVVPMWPQMNHSGEKPVDTLTYDIHPRGTSTFSLYEDDGRTRAYASGAFARQRVDVSAPTAGPGTVTVSVGAPTGGYAGQRASRGYEFTLHVASAPTALTADGAALPLLADKAAYDAAATGWFFDPSDRAGVLWVKTGTKTGAFGVTATGTSVPAAEAIPVTSSPISPSAWTLVSADSQETAAENGAAVNAFDGDPATLWHTAWSSGKAAALPHEIRVDLGARYSVDGLGYLPRQDGGANGRIGGYEVYVSDTTADWGTPAATGTFADTAAAKSVTLAPRTGRYLRLRALTEAGGRGPWTSAAELTLTGRPAPLPADATLVNAASARCLDLPHSDTTPGTAPTLYTCHGGPNQRWTLQDDGRLTGLGGVCLDAGDPAKVTVRACAPGPAQTWQPGPDGSLRGAGQCLTPAGSGTANGTGLTRAACTGAAAQRWTFTP
- a CDS encoding MFS transporter, whose amino-acid sequence is MLVALDGTVLVVVQPALRRDLGAGVAQVQWTSTAYLLAVAAFLVVAGRLGDRYGHTRLLLTGVLGFAAASAGIALAPGVGWVIALRAVQGVFGALLQPATLALLRLAYPPERLGRAVAVRTGAIGAAAAAGPLLGGVLVALLDWRAVFLLNVPAALLIAALTLAVRVPAPEPRGPGAGLGPAGPVLLAATLASAVYALAGVPREGWTGAPTLLGFGAAAGLGALFVRGERRAELPLVPSAVARSRPVAAAVALLLAVSAGMFGALFTATFLLQDVRGLSPLATGIRVLPLTALMVAGAPVAGAALRRYGARRTALAGAALVVLGIAGLGGGGGVAFGVLGAGFAAVMVTATGTVVGDAPAGYAGVVGGLKQTAMNVGPSLGIAVAAGAGAGVSGAGAAARPLTALACLAALGLAAAWLLPGRPRGAAPEPAPEPAPEPKPA
- a CDS encoding TetR/AcrR family transcriptional regulator, with protein sequence MDREPDAPLRERLIDVGVEMVRAEGTASLGLREIARRAGVSHGAPRRYFPTHQSLLSAIARRGFGDLGSRFLAAGAERPAPREHVRALGRAYVGYALEQPGMFELMFRHDLLDSTGQEPTGGPRLREQTLPLFGLLTGLAGACGATEPEVTAAALWAGLHGVAQLWGYGSLPLVLGAGGDGDGDAAPRLEALVDAVVDAHLGVESA
- a CDS encoding PRC-barrel domain-containing protein, giving the protein MGTGIWGYGHRAGYAPGTDLIGYKVEAADGPIGKVDRHTDDVGRSYLVVDTGPWIFGRKVVIPAGVVSRVDTEAGTVHLTCTRDQVKDSPDYEQNGRHEDEPAFVQLIETHYTNPHM
- a CDS encoding oxidoreductase, with the translated sequence MTTDTTTAAASGTWTLGDLPVNRIGFGAMRLPQNGAALQAAAASGDRDRAIAVLRRAVDLGVNHIDTAAFYFSPLRSANELINSALGGPYPDGLVIATKVGPARDASGEWTAHAGPGQLRGQVEENLRQLGRDHLDVVNLRVLGTDSVAERFGVLAELREAGLIRHLGVSNVTPAQLAEARAIAPVVCVQNMYGIGVRPEYDAFVRSCGEQGIAFVPFYAIAAAGREGGAAAGSESEELLAVARAHGASPAQVRLAWTLHRGPHVLAIPGTGNPDHLADNVAAGALRLTDEDLAVLERLHQAAAE